Proteins encoded together in one Paenibacillus sp. J23TS9 window:
- a CDS encoding extracellular solute-binding protein, whose protein sequence is MGKGKKRSYVSLIAALLVVFAVAGCSSGAEKSSGTEPKSQADPAAKPKSEVTLTALLDNNATFPYSKDWPIWSWIKEKTGVAMNVETPSGKLSDTLNLVMASGNLPDLMYMSSRRDSNKYGDQGALENLLDHVDQMPNLKAWMEQYPEEAKAALSADGKMYMFPNQGFGETNRMIWLYREDIFKKNGLTEPKTYEELHQVLKKLKALYPDSYPLSMRFGQIPDEMMANLTTNFGSGSDVYYNFDEKKWKFGPTEENYKAMVSMWHTFYQEGLIPPDFLSIQTKQWQDVMSTGQSFITIDYISRVDFFNNAMQKDNPEYSLQFMAPPAGLSGMKPMNPYFHYLEGGLTVASTSKHIDDIMKYMDFFYSEEGRTLSSWGKEGETFTEENGQKKFKPEFTDVTEMRKQTGLQTSGTYTWIDYNAHLSLFSPDLKKAYEEAAKYDPPAMQPKPAFTDQENEVLSVTGQAVKKYREENFSKFVLGTRNLSEWDKYVEEINGLGVQKLIDTYDAALKRVEQAKLENK, encoded by the coding sequence ATGGGAAAGGGAAAGAAACGTTCGTACGTAAGTCTGATCGCCGCGTTGTTGGTCGTGTTTGCGGTAGCGGGCTGCTCTTCAGGGGCGGAGAAGTCTTCCGGGACTGAGCCGAAAAGTCAGGCGGATCCCGCCGCCAAGCCAAAAAGCGAGGTCACATTAACGGCCTTGCTGGATAACAACGCAACGTTTCCGTACAGCAAGGATTGGCCGATCTGGAGCTGGATCAAGGAAAAGACGGGAGTGGCTATGAATGTGGAGACGCCATCGGGCAAGCTGAGCGATACGCTCAATCTGGTGATGGCTTCGGGCAATTTACCGGATCTGATGTATATGTCCAGCCGCCGCGATTCCAACAAATATGGTGATCAGGGAGCCCTGGAAAACCTTCTGGATCATGTGGACCAGATGCCGAACCTGAAAGCATGGATGGAGCAGTACCCGGAGGAAGCCAAGGCGGCACTTTCCGCTGACGGTAAAATGTATATGTTTCCGAACCAGGGCTTTGGGGAAACCAACCGGATGATCTGGCTGTACCGTGAGGATATTTTCAAAAAGAACGGGCTTACCGAACCCAAGACATATGAAGAGCTTCATCAGGTGCTGAAAAAGCTGAAGGCGCTTTACCCTGACAGCTACCCGCTCTCCATGCGTTTCGGTCAAATTCCCGATGAGATGATGGCGAATCTGACAACCAACTTCGGTAGCGGCAGTGATGTCTACTATAATTTTGACGAAAAGAAATGGAAGTTCGGACCCACGGAGGAGAATTACAAGGCCATGGTCAGCATGTGGCATACCTTCTATCAGGAAGGACTCATCCCGCCGGATTTCCTCTCCATCCAAACGAAACAGTGGCAGGATGTGATGTCTACCGGGCAATCGTTTATTACCATCGACTATATCAGCCGCGTCGACTTTTTCAACAATGCCATGCAAAAGGATAATCCGGAATACAGCCTGCAGTTTATGGCGCCTCCGGCAGGACTGTCCGGCATGAAGCCGATGAACCCGTATTTTCACTATTTAGAGGGTGGATTGACGGTTGCCTCAACCTCCAAGCATATCGATGACATTATGAAATACATGGACTTTTTCTATAGTGAAGAAGGCCGGACCTTGAGCAGCTGGGGCAAGGAGGGCGAGACGTTTACCGAAGAGAATGGGCAAAAGAAGTTCAAGCCTGAGTTTACGGATGTAACAGAAATGCGGAAACAGACCGGTCTGCAGACGAGCGGGACTTATACATGGATCGACTACAACGCCCATCTGTCCCTCTTTTCGCCAGATCTGAAGAAGGCTTATGAGGAGGCTGCCAAATATGATCCTCCTGCCATGCAGCCGAAGCCTGCCTTTACGGACCAGGAGAATGAAGTGCTCTCGGTAACCGGGCAAGCGGTGAAAAAGTACCGGGAAGAGAACTTCTCCAAATTTGTCCTGGGTACAAGAAACCTGAGCGAATGGGATAAATATGTGGAGGAAATTAACGGGCTTGGCGTGCAAAAGCTGATTGATACGTATGATGCGGC